A window of Chitinophagales bacterium contains these coding sequences:
- a CDS encoding histidine kinase yields MTGPSKISIALHTALLLLFLGLPLVFLSGLGFPTDWGTFFSQKHYWIFIGIFLFIFYFHTYFLVPRLLFRQHYLLYGVLLVVMLIGIILYKPFDQLLQPVMPPMFQAEPTGEGFPELPARIKGMPKPQENKFDIFSVFLFFVIILVGVALMQIERIKQARLDAEKSESERIRAELSSLKAQIHPHFLFNTLNNIYSLAVSQSAHTPDAIMRLSNIMRYHTDEVQQEFVELEQELRCIRDYISLQELRLGSKTTLVFEVEGDTGSLKIAPLLLLPFIENVFKYGISSHEPSSLNIKIRIQGSQLDLITENRKFQSSTQPEREGIGIRNTAERLRHLYPDRHQLNFLETNTHYSLYLTIQL; encoded by the coding sequence ATGACGGGCCCTTCCAAAATATCCATTGCCCTGCATACGGCATTGCTTTTACTTTTCCTGGGTTTACCATTGGTTTTCCTTTCGGGTTTAGGTTTTCCAACCGACTGGGGTACTTTTTTTAGCCAAAAACATTATTGGATCTTTATTGGAATATTCCTTTTCATATTCTACTTCCATACTTATTTCCTTGTTCCCCGATTACTTTTTAGGCAACATTATTTACTGTATGGGGTTCTCCTTGTCGTCATGCTCATCGGGATTATTTTATATAAACCCTTTGATCAGTTGTTACAACCTGTTATGCCTCCCATGTTTCAGGCAGAGCCTACCGGTGAAGGTTTTCCTGAATTACCGGCAAGAATAAAAGGAATGCCCAAGCCCCAGGAAAACAAATTTGATATTTTTAGTGTCTTTCTGTTTTTCGTTATTATCCTCGTGGGTGTGGCCCTGATGCAGATCGAACGGATCAAACAGGCCAGACTTGATGCCGAAAAATCAGAATCTGAAAGGATAAGGGCTGAACTCTCCTCACTTAAGGCACAGATCCATCCTCATTTTCTTTTTAATACGTTGAATAATATCTACAGCCTGGCGGTTTCCCAAAGTGCTCATACACCGGATGCCATCATGCGTTTATCCAACATCATGCGGTATCATACCGATGAGGTACAACAGGAATTTGTTGAACTTGAGCAGGAACTTCGTTGCATCCGTGATTACATCAGTTTACAGGAGCTTCGGCTGGGGAGCAAAACCACCCTCGTATTTGAAGTGGAAGGGGATACGGGTTCACTTAAGATCGCCCCACTACTCCTGCTGCCCTTTATTGAAAATGTTTTCAAATACGGGATCAGTTCTCATGAACCATCCAGCCTGAATATAAAGATTAGGATACAAGGCAGTCAGTTGGACCTTATTACTGAAAACCGTAAGTTTCAATCTTCAACGCAACCAGAGCGTGAAGGTATAGGGATCAGGAATACTGCCGAACGACTCAGACATTTATATCCGGACCGACATCAATTGAATTTTCTGGAAACGAATACCCACTACTCCCTTTATTTAACCATTCAATTATAA
- a CDS encoding MATE family efflux transporter → MSAAPPSLQVEISYRQIIRIALPISLAMLVPQLNFITNNIFLGHHSPTSLALAAITGVYYLIFAAIGYGLNNGLQALIARRAGENRPEEIGRIFHQGILVAMGIAAIGILLTWFITPVVLRSVIRDQSTVADYTHFLRIRIWGLPFLYIYQLRNALLVGTNQSKYLIIGTLAETVTNILLDYLLIFGKWGFPELGFNGAAVASVIAEFTGMFVIYLVIRKKGISQRFGLFKKFGMDTVRLKQVLSMSAPLIFQHAISIMSWWFFYLLIERNTNQMDLGISNTMRNLFGLFGVVSWAFAATSNAMVSNIIGQGKKDQVISLINRIIHLSSGFALFVFVLLNLFPITFISMFGQDTRFAAESIPVIRVVSTAMLLMSIGTVWLNAVTATGNSRITFLIEFVAIVLYCTYVYLVMEVYQLSLSIGWMSEWLYWTSLFTLSFFYIRSGKWKSKKL, encoded by the coding sequence ATGAGTGCAGCACCTCCATCCCTGCAAGTAGAGATCAGTTATCGGCAGATCATTCGCATTGCTTTGCCGATCAGCCTGGCCATGCTGGTACCCCAATTGAACTTTATCACCAATAATATTTTCTTAGGTCATCATAGCCCCACTTCGCTGGCCCTGGCCGCTATTACCGGTGTTTATTATCTCATTTTTGCCGCTATCGGTTATGGACTGAACAATGGACTTCAGGCATTGATCGCCAGAAGAGCCGGAGAGAACCGTCCTGAAGAAATCGGCCGTATTTTTCACCAGGGCATATTGGTGGCCATGGGCATAGCCGCAATCGGGATCTTGCTTACCTGGTTCATTACTCCGGTGGTGCTCAGGTCGGTTATTCGTGACCAGTCAACCGTAGCAGATTACACCCACTTTTTACGCATCCGGATCTGGGGTCTCCCCTTTTTGTATATCTATCAATTGCGCAATGCCTTATTGGTGGGGACCAATCAAAGTAAATACCTGATCATTGGCACGTTGGCAGAGACAGTGACCAATATCCTGCTGGACTATCTCCTGATATTTGGTAAATGGGGATTCCCTGAACTGGGTTTCAATGGAGCGGCAGTAGCATCGGTGATCGCCGAATTCACCGGTATGTTTGTGATCTACCTGGTGATCCGAAAGAAAGGAATCAGTCAACGCTTCGGGTTGTTTAAAAAATTTGGTATGGATACGGTCCGCCTGAAACAGGTCCTTTCCATGTCGGCACCCCTTATTTTTCAACACGCCATCAGCATCATGAGCTGGTGGTTCTTCTACCTCCTGATAGAAAGAAATACCAATCAGATGGATCTGGGTATTTCAAATACCATGCGTAACCTCTTTGGGTTGTTCGGAGTTGTGTCCTGGGCCTTTGCCGCTACCAGTAACGCCATGGTGAGTAATATCATTGGGCAGGGTAAAAAAGATCAGGTAATCTCATTGATCAACCGGATCATTCACCTTAGTTCAGGCTTTGCCTTATTTGTATTCGTATTGCTCAATCTTTTTCCGATTACCTTCATCAGTATGTTTGGCCAGGATACCCGCTTTGCCGCGGAATCGATCCCTGTCATCCGGGTAGTTTCAACAGCCATGCTCCTTATGTCCATCGGTACGGTATGGCTAAATGCAGTTACGGCTACCGGAAATTCAAGGATCACCTTTTTGATCGAATTCGTGGCTATCGTTCTTTATTGCACCTATGTTTACCTGGTGATGGAAGTCTACCAGCTTTCACTCAGCATTGGCTGGATGAGTGAATGGTTGTATTGGACCAGCTTGTTCACCCTGTCTTTCTTTTACATCCGAAGTGGCAAGTGGAAATCAAAAAAGCTGTAA
- a CDS encoding response regulator transcription factor — MTTLSCITIDDEPLGLSLLKQYIGKIPSLKLIGQFDDAVAGAEFLKKNEVDLLFIDINMPDITGIDLVRALERKPMTIFVTAFRKFAFEGFELDAIDYLLKPVDFERFEKAVRKAIEFRALRKAPQEGAQDALFVRSEYKLVRIPFGEILYIEALKDYLRIHRLNDKPVMTLMTIKALAEKLPENKFIRIHRSYIVSVNQIHSISNRKIRLPQQLELPIGDSYLEAVQALVKS, encoded by the coding sequence TTGACAACACTCTCTTGCATAACAATCGATGATGAACCGCTGGGACTTAGCCTCCTCAAGCAATATATTGGCAAGATCCCTTCGCTGAAATTGATCGGTCAGTTTGATGATGCGGTGGCAGGAGCTGAATTTTTGAAGAAGAATGAAGTAGACCTTTTGTTTATTGACATCAATATGCCCGATATCACAGGCATTGATCTGGTCAGGGCCCTGGAACGGAAACCAATGACCATTTTTGTCACAGCCTTTCGCAAATTTGCATTTGAAGGATTTGAACTGGATGCTATTGACTACCTGTTAAAACCGGTGGATTTTGAACGGTTTGAAAAAGCCGTGCGAAAAGCCATCGAGTTTCGTGCCCTACGTAAAGCGCCACAGGAAGGCGCCCAGGATGCACTGTTTGTCCGATCAGAATATAAACTCGTCCGCATCCCCTTTGGAGAGATCCTCTATATAGAAGCCTTGAAAGATTATCTACGGATCCACCGGTTAAATGACAAACCCGTGATGACCCTGATGACGATCAAGGCCCTGGCCGAAAAATTACCGGAGAACAAGTTTATCCGAATCCATCGGAGTTATATCGTCTCCGTCAATCAGATCCATTCCATTTCCAACCGAAAGATCAGGCTTCCTCAACAATTGGAGTTGCCCATTGGAGATAGTTACCTCGAGGCTGTTCAAGCCCTGGTAAAATCATAA
- the folB gene encoding dihydroneopterin aldolase produces the protein MSTQRFTIELNFEYEAFHGLYPNEKISGNIFSVDILLWMNAPQGKFIKDIQQTVDYVEVYGVVKAIMDQPEDLLETVSARIVSALNLKYKQLNEIKVKLTKVTPPIEGYFGTVSVTCHETF, from the coding sequence ATGTCCACACAACGATTTACCATTGAACTGAACTTTGAGTACGAGGCTTTTCACGGTTTATATCCCAATGAAAAGATAAGTGGGAATATATTTAGTGTGGATATACTTCTATGGATGAACGCCCCACAAGGAAAATTCATAAAGGATATTCAACAGACCGTTGATTATGTAGAGGTATATGGGGTGGTAAAGGCCATTATGGACCAACCCGAAGATCTCCTCGAAACGGTCAGTGCGCGTATCGTTTCCGCGCTGAACCTGAAATACAAGCAGTTAAATGAAATTAAAGTAAAGCTGACCAAGGTAACACCCCCAATTGAGGGGTATTTTGGCACTGTTTCTGTAACCTGTCACGAGACCTTTTGA
- a CDS encoding tetratricopeptide repeat protein — protein MAKPLAIIFLVLSSLICTAQDAATLIKEADQLEASLKEAQAYEKFKQVLKLDHRNYYALWKCSELCSRIGRRQATKEKQLDYYKAGKIFAETAIKVDPNKADGYYALSVAMGRFAMTESGNEKVKAVKAIKDNADKAVTLNPNHGRAWHVVGKWHYEVSNLNAVEKAALKIFYGGLPKSSLNDAIAAYEKAMKLEPNFALNNLEMAKAYHRNKQNDKAIALLKALPSIPEKTEDDKGIKEEGKKLLEKWSK, from the coding sequence ATGGCCAAACCACTCGCAATCATTTTCTTAGTCCTTTCTTCCCTGATCTGTACGGCACAGGATGCAGCCACCCTGATCAAGGAGGCCGATCAATTGGAGGCGTCCCTGAAGGAAGCACAGGCCTATGAGAAATTCAAACAGGTACTCAAGCTTGATCACCGGAACTACTATGCATTATGGAAATGCAGTGAACTATGTAGCCGAATCGGGCGTCGCCAGGCGACCAAAGAAAAACAACTGGATTATTATAAGGCGGGAAAGATTTTCGCCGAAACGGCCATCAAGGTAGATCCCAATAAAGCAGATGGGTATTACGCCCTGTCCGTGGCCATGGGACGGTTTGCTATGACCGAAAGTGGAAATGAAAAAGTAAAAGCCGTAAAGGCGATAAAAGACAATGCAGATAAGGCCGTTACGCTAAATCCCAATCATGGACGTGCCTGGCATGTAGTGGGGAAATGGCATTATGAGGTGAGCAATCTCAATGCAGTGGAGAAAGCGGCACTTAAGATTTTCTATGGAGGTCTTCCTAAATCATCGCTCAATGATGCTATCGCCGCCTATGAAAAGGCTATGAAACTGGAACCCAATTTTGCCTTGAATAATCTCGAAATGGCAAAAGCCTATCACCGCAACAAACAAAACGATAAGGCCATTGCCCTGCTCAAAGCACTTCCTTCGATCCCGGAGAAAACCGAAGATGACAAAGGGATCAAAGAAGAAGGAAAGAAACTACTGGAGAAATGGAGTAAATGA
- a CDS encoding RNA polymerase sigma factor RpoD/SigA has product MRQLKIATQITNRDSQAVEKYLQEISKIPMITPEEETTLAQRIKMGDQKALDKLVQANLRFVVSVAKQYQHQGLSLSDLINEGNLGLIKAAQRFDETKGFKFISYAVWWIRQSILQALAEQGRLVRLPQNKIGTYNKANKAYMAFEQEFEREPSTEELADILEMSETEINNIFQSNTRHTSLDAPVHEAEDVAMGDLLEGSDDTDEDVMKDSLRNEIRRILKSLSPREAEIVNAYFGLDGENGVTIEQIGQKYDLTKERIRQIKERAIKRLQKARYSNALKAYLG; this is encoded by the coding sequence ATGAGGCAGCTTAAAATCGCTACCCAGATCACGAACAGGGATTCTCAGGCCGTAGAAAAGTATTTGCAGGAAATTTCGAAGATCCCTATGATCACGCCCGAGGAAGAGACAACTTTGGCCCAACGGATCAAAATGGGCGACCAAAAAGCCCTGGATAAATTGGTTCAGGCAAACCTTCGCTTCGTGGTTTCGGTAGCAAAACAGTATCAACATCAGGGTCTTTCCCTGAGCGACCTGATCAATGAGGGTAACCTCGGTTTGATCAAGGCTGCCCAGCGTTTTGACGAGACCAAAGGGTTTAAGTTCATTTCTTATGCCGTATGGTGGATTCGTCAATCAATCCTTCAGGCTTTGGCCGAACAGGGGAGATTGGTGCGTTTGCCCCAAAACAAGATCGGTACCTATAATAAGGCCAATAAAGCCTATATGGCTTTTGAGCAGGAGTTCGAGCGTGAACCCAGTACCGAAGAACTGGCGGATATCCTGGAAATGAGCGAAACAGAGATCAACAATATTTTCCAAAGCAATACCCGTCACACCTCCCTGGATGCCCCCGTGCACGAGGCTGAAGATGTGGCCATGGGTGACCTGCTGGAAGGAAGTGACGATACGGATGAGGATGTAATGAAGGACTCCCTGCGGAATGAGATTCGCCGGATCCTGAAATCCCTCAGCCCCCGGGAAGCAGAGATCGTAAACGCCTATTTTGGCCTTGATGGCGAAAATGGGGTTACCATCGAACAGATCGGGCAGAAATACGACCTGACCAAGGAACGTATCCGCCAGATCAAAGAAAGAGCGATAAAGCGGCTCCAAAAAGCCCGCTACAGCAACGCGCTCAAAGCATACCTGGGATAA
- a CDS encoding DUF3822 family protein: MEVLHSLDGASYEKGLGGETNIKVEASIFVAIQRNGLKLTFDIGSMEGYEAPGSVLLAEFSPEGIGLGLIETRSRTMYRYTYVTGDNQEGSLLPGLLKAFPEYEGPFSQVAISYRFPSCVLVPSTLYQFQEEGLFLQSAGADIPGQILRSDHLPSHSLQAVYGLPKSLNIAVTRQYLRHQYWHQFAVFLKNGVPDSGSFLNVDIRPGDFAVSLFRDGQPELLSIFPYASPADVLYRLVQLAESFGLSRDTLPVEVSGFVDEGSSLFHEMRLYFAQITFPGKLEPLRLANAFEDHPAHYFLSLSKLAACVSYPEH; this comes from the coding sequence ATGGAGGTGCTGCACTCATTGGATGGCGCAAGCTACGAAAAAGGACTTGGCGGAGAAACAAATATTAAGGTGGAAGCCTCTATCTTTGTCGCGATTCAACGAAACGGCTTGAAATTGACATTTGATATAGGAAGTATGGAGGGGTATGAAGCCCCGGGTTCGGTACTGCTGGCTGAGTTCAGCCCGGAGGGGATTGGACTTGGTTTGATCGAAACCCGATCGAGAACCATGTATCGGTACACGTATGTTACAGGCGATAATCAAGAGGGTTCCCTGCTTCCCGGATTATTGAAGGCCTTTCCCGAGTATGAAGGCCCATTTAGCCAGGTAGCCATTTCCTATCGGTTCCCGTCTTGTGTTCTGGTTCCTTCCACCCTCTACCAGTTTCAGGAAGAAGGGCTGTTTCTTCAATCTGCCGGAGCGGATATCCCAGGCCAGATCCTTCGTTCCGATCATTTGCCTTCTCATTCCCTTCAAGCCGTTTATGGACTGCCCAAATCGCTTAATATCGCTGTTACACGCCAATATTTAAGACACCAATACTGGCATCAGTTTGCTGTTTTCTTAAAAAATGGAGTGCCTGATTCCGGCTCATTTCTGAATGTGGATATACGTCCGGGAGATTTTGCAGTTTCCTTATTTCGCGACGGACAACCTGAGCTGTTATCTATTTTCCCCTATGCTTCTCCGGCAGATGTCCTCTATCGGCTTGTTCAACTGGCTGAATCCTTTGGTCTGTCGCGTGATACACTGCCTGTTGAAGTAAGTGGATTTGTAGATGAGGGATCCTCCCTGTTTCACGAAATGCGTTTGTATTTTGCGCAGATCACATTCCCGGGAAAACTGGAACCATTGCGACTGGCGAATGCATTTGAGGATCATCCGGCCCATTATTTTCTATCCCTTTCAAAATTGGCGGCATGCGTATCATATCCGGAACATTAG
- the trxB gene encoding thioredoxin-disulfide reductase — MDNNQTEHVHCLIIGSGPAGYTAAIYAARANMKPVLYQGIQPGGQLTITTEVENYPGYADGVQGPEMMIDFEKQAARMGADIRYGLATKVDFSSMPYKVWIDEEKLIEADAVIIATGASAKWLGLESEQRLNGFGVSACAVCDGFFFRGKEVAIVGAGDTAAEEALYLSKLCTTVHMIVRRDEMRASKVMQDRVKNTPNIKIYWNSETDEVIGEKTVSAVRIKNNKTGEKTEVPVNGFFVAIGHQPNSDIFKEWIDMDEAGYIKTIPGTSKTNVEGVFAAGDVQDKIYRQAVTAAGSGCMAALDAERYLSAKGL, encoded by the coding sequence ATGGATAATAATCAAACAGAACATGTACATTGCCTGATCATCGGTTCAGGACCGGCAGGTTATACAGCCGCCATCTACGCCGCAAGGGCCAATATGAAACCGGTGCTTTACCAGGGTATACAACCCGGAGGGCAGTTAACCATAACTACCGAAGTGGAGAATTACCCTGGCTATGCCGATGGGGTTCAGGGCCCGGAAATGATGATCGATTTTGAAAAACAGGCGGCGCGTATGGGCGCCGATATCCGGTATGGCCTGGCCACCAAAGTGGATTTCTCCTCCATGCCATATAAAGTCTGGATCGATGAGGAAAAACTGATCGAGGCCGATGCCGTTATTATCGCTACCGGAGCATCTGCCAAATGGCTGGGTCTGGAAAGCGAACAACGGCTGAATGGATTTGGAGTAAGTGCCTGTGCCGTTTGTGATGGCTTTTTCTTCCGCGGAAAGGAAGTTGCCATCGTTGGGGCAGGGGATACCGCCGCCGAAGAGGCCCTTTACCTGAGTAAGCTTTGCACCACGGTGCACATGATCGTTCGCCGGGATGAAATGCGGGCAAGTAAAGTGATGCAGGACCGCGTAAAGAATACGCCAAATATCAAGATCTACTGGAATTCTGAAACAGATGAAGTTATTGGTGAAAAGACGGTATCTGCCGTGCGGATCAAAAACAATAAGACCGGAGAGAAAACGGAAGTTCCGGTGAACGGGTTTTTTGTAGCGATCGGTCACCAACCCAATTCGGATATTTTTAAAGAGTGGATCGATATGGATGAAGCGGGATATATTAAAACAATTCCGGGTACATCCAAAACAAATGTGGAAGGAGTATTTGCGGCCGGCGATGTACAGGATAAGATCTATCGGCAAGCGGTGACTGCCGCCGGAAGCGGCTGTATGGCGGCCCTGGATGCGGAACGGTATTTGAGCGCCAAAGGACTTTAA
- a CDS encoding RsmD family RNA methyltransferase: MRIISGTLGGRRIQPPANMPHTRPTTDIAREGLFNILQNNIDLEGIRTLDLFGGTGCISYELASRGASSLTVVEKDPKMFAFIQKTAAELKLPNLKVVRMDVFKYMDQCAERFDLIFAGPPYALGEIDLLPDRVFEKKLLQPKGWFILEHTPRNSYKEHPWFKAERNYGTTLFSIFIEDRD, translated from the coding sequence ATGCGTATCATATCCGGAACATTAGGAGGAAGGCGGATTCAGCCACCCGCCAATATGCCTCATACGCGTCCCACTACGGATATAGCCCGCGAAGGTCTTTTCAACATTCTCCAAAACAATATTGACCTGGAAGGCATTCGTACCCTCGATCTGTTTGGTGGTACCGGATGTATCAGCTATGAGTTGGCCAGCCGGGGTGCTTCCTCGTTGACCGTGGTGGAAAAAGATCCCAAAATGTTTGCCTTCATTCAGAAAACCGCGGCAGAACTGAAGTTACCGAACCTGAAAGTGGTTAGAATGGATGTATTCAAGTACATGGATCAATGTGCGGAACGGTTTGATCTGATTTTTGCCGGTCCTCCCTATGCCCTTGGTGAAATAGACCTGTTGCCCGACAGGGTTTTTGAAAAGAAATTACTGCAACCCAAAGGCTGGTTCATTCTGGAACATACACCCAGAAACAGCTATAAGGAGCACCCCTGGTTCAAGGCTGAGCGAAACTATGGAACAACCCTTTTTTCGATATTTATCGAGGACAGGGATTAG
- a CDS encoding DUF4249 domain-containing protein, translated as MKMKFFFWIPVTLFLLSCEKGVSIDLDDASGKLVVDATIENDRAPVVVLSKSLGYFSQIDASILSNSFVRDAVVAVSNGTRTHTLKEYSLDLGNGNTLYYYSIDSNNLATAFLGELEKDYTLLITWQGRQYRSQTRIPATTRQIDSLFWRPAPAGNEPDQVSLVVRARDRAGLGDYIRYFTKRNSEPFYPGITSVFDDQVIDGASYEIEVERGVNRNEEIEDGYNFFRRGDTITLKLCNIDKATYDFWRTMEFSYASIGNPFSTPTRILGNIDNGALGYFGGYACQFRSLIIPQ; from the coding sequence ATGAAAATGAAATTCTTCTTCTGGATTCCTGTTACCCTCTTCCTGTTATCCTGTGAAAAGGGGGTCTCCATTGATCTCGATGACGCCTCGGGAAAATTGGTGGTGGATGCAACAATTGAGAATGACAGAGCGCCCGTGGTCGTCCTTTCCAAAAGCCTGGGATATTTCTCCCAGATAGATGCTTCTATTCTTTCCAATAGTTTTGTACGGGATGCTGTTGTTGCCGTTTCCAATGGCACACGTACCCATACACTCAAAGAATACAGCCTTGATCTGGGGAATGGCAATACTTTGTATTATTACTCCATTGATTCGAATAACCTGGCAACAGCCTTTCTTGGTGAGTTGGAAAAGGATTATACTTTACTCATTACCTGGCAGGGCCGTCAATACCGCTCGCAAACACGGATACCCGCCACCACCCGGCAGATAGATTCGCTTTTTTGGCGACCCGCGCCGGCCGGAAACGAACCCGATCAGGTATCCCTGGTTGTCAGGGCCCGTGACCGTGCAGGACTGGGAGATTATATCCGGTATTTTACCAAAAGAAACAGCGAACCTTTTTATCCCGGAATCACCTCTGTATTCGATGACCAGGTCATCGATGGAGCGTCTTATGAGATTGAAGTGGAAAGAGGGGTGAACAGAAATGAAGAGATCGAAGATGGTTATAATTTCTTTCGCAGAGGCGATACCATCACCCTGAAACTCTGCAATATTGATAAGGCTACCTACGATTTTTGGCGAACCATGGAATTTAGTTATGCCTCCATTGGAAACCCTTTTTCAACCCCCACCCGCATCCTCGGAAATATAGATAACGGGGCGCTGGGATATTTTGGAGGGTATGCTTGTCAGTTCAGGAGCCTGATCATACCCCAGTAA